In one Rhea pennata isolate bPtePen1 unplaced genomic scaffold, bPtePen1.pri scaffold_33, whole genome shotgun sequence genomic region, the following are encoded:
- the LOC134154655 gene encoding transmembrane protein 209-like translates to MGGAGKVASVTAVVCGILWQQISAASLLDRTVKIRREAEERKVVWAWGLLNMSVGGMIYTDMTGKLISSYYNIAFWPLWYIELALVSLFSLNALFDFWMYFKYTMAPTTLVMTRRQQILLGMQNAAVQIIPAHELAAKKVPSSTPSPRVQGQTVLSYSPSRPFRASPKFTSGCISGYSPQRQALSSNSASYSSALTYSPSSSYSKLSSFSSSPTGSPYASSVGPVESTGLRSRCHFSPMRYNSRMSQDDEITDRKSLQKYLRSEEEKQRRLQLGTSCSSSPSSSPTFWNYSRSLVEQAQVLRKYQYQVACMPQAPSAHKDEARLSSPLTAEEVWARVIVNRRQLDYLDSWTARFRSWINETILVPLVQEIESVSSQLRRTGYPEMQVGEASISNLKQAALVKAPVMPTLYAIMQYLDIAANQEYLVERVKELSQGGYMSSFRWNRGGDFKGRKWDADLPNDCAILMHIFCTYLDARLPPSPKYPDGKTFTAQHFVQTPDKPDITNENVFCIYQSNINPPHYELIYHRQVYNLPEGRNNMFHTLLMFLYIIKTKESGMLGRVNFGASGVNVLGVFGE, encoded by the exons atgggaggagcagggaaagtggccagtgttactgctgttgtgtgcGGCATTTTGTGGC aacagatttctgcagcttcgcTCCTTGACAGGACTGTGAAGATTAGGAGGGAGGCTGAAGAGCGGAAAGTGGTCTGGGCCTGGGGCCTCCTTAATATGTCTGTTGGGGGGATGATATATACTGACAT gactgGAAAACTTATAAGTTCCTATTACAACATCGCATTTTGGCCGCTCTGGTATATTG agcttgcgcttgtatccctgttcagtctgaatgccttatttgatttttggatgtacTTCAAGTACACAATGGCACCAACTACCTTGGTCATGACTCGTAGACAGCAGATCCTTCTAGGGATGCAGAATGCAG CGGTACAAATAATTCCAGCACATGAGCTGGCAGCGAAGAAAGTCCCTTCTTCTACGCCTTCTCCTAGAGTCCAGGGTCAAACTGTGCTGAGTTACAGCCCATCCCGGCCCTTCAGGGCCAGTCCAAAGTTTACTTCTGGTTGTATCTCAGGGTACAGCCCTCAGCGGCAGGCTCTGTCAAGCAACAGCGCTTCTTATAGCAGTGCTTTAACCTATTcaccaagcagcagctacagtaaG ctttccagcttcagctcttctcctacTGGTTCACCATATGCCTCAAGTGTTGGGCCAGTGGAAAGCACCGGGCTAAGGTCTCGTTGCCACTTTTCACCAATGCGGTATAATTCCCGTATGAGTCAAGATGATGAAATCACAGACcgcaagtcactgcaaaagtacCTTCGAAgcgaagaagagaaacagcgtAGACTTCAATTGGGTAC ttcatgttccagctctccttccagcagcccaaCCTTTTGGAACTACAGCCGTTCCTTAGTAGAGCAAGCACAGGTGCTGAGAAAGTACCAGTATCAGGTGGCTTGCATGCCCCAGGCTCCATCAGCACACAAGGACGAAGCTCGTCTGagctctccactgactgcagaagaa GTTTGGGCAAGGGTGATTGTGAATCGACGACAGCTTGATTACCTGGATTCCTGGACCGCTAGGTTCAGAAGT tggattaatgagactattttagtgccacttgtacaagagattgagtctgtgagcagtcagctgagaagaacggggtacccagaaatgcaggttggag AAGCCAGCAtcagcaatctgaaacaagcagcgcttgttaaagctccagtcatgccaactctgtacgctataatgcagtatttggatattgCAGCGAACCAAGAGTATTTGGTTGAAAGGGTCAAAG agctttctcagggaggATACATGAGCTCATTCCGatggaacagaggaggagatttcaAGGGCCGTAAGTGGGATGCTGACTTGCCCAATGACTgtgct atccTTATGCACATATTCTGCACTTACCTCGATGCCAGACTGCCCCCTAGCCCCAAATACCCCGATGGCAAAACCTTCACTGCCCAACACTTTGTTCAAACACCAGATAAACCAG acattacaaatgaaaatgtattttgcatctaccAAAGCAACATCAATCCACCCCACTATGAGCTGATCTACCACCGCCAGGTCTACAATCTGCCCGAG ggcagaaacaacatgttccatacattgcttatgtttctgtacatcataaagacaaaagaatctggGATGCTTGG gcgAGTGAATTTTGGTGCATCAGGAGTCAACGTTCTAGGGGTGTTTGGAGAGTAA